Genomic segment of Arachis hypogaea cultivar Tifrunner chromosome 11, arahy.Tifrunner.gnm2.J5K5, whole genome shotgun sequence:
TTTTCCTTCAACATTGCTGCCCTTGGCATATGCTGGCAAGAATGGCAACCAACAATCTGCAGTATGCGCTAACAGATCCTTGAGTGACACTGACTTCAGAGGAAAAGTTGTTTTGTgcgaaagaggaggaggaatagCAAGAATTGCAAAAGGGGATGAAGTGAAAAGAGCTGGTGGGGCTGCCATGATTCTCATGAATGATGAAATCAGTGGCTTCAGTCTATCAGCTGATGCACATGCGTTACCTGCGACACATGTAAGCTATGCTGCTGGATTGAAGATAAAAGGCTATATAAATTCCACCGCGACACCTACAGCCACCATTTTATTTAAGGGAACTATCATCGGAAACTCCCTGGCTCCTGCTGTTACATCCTTCTCATCAAGAGGTCCGAATTTGCCGAGTCCTGGTATTTTGAAGCCAGATATCATAGGGCCAGGCAGTAGCATATTAGCTGCCTGGCCATTCCCCCTCGACAACAGCACTGATTCTAAATCCACCTTCAACATTATGTCCGGCACATCAATGGCATGCCCACATCTCAGCGGAATTGCTGCTTTGCTAAAAAGCTCTCATCCTGACTGGTCACCAGCAGCCATTAAATCTGCCATAATGACTTCTGCAGACACGCTAAATTTAGAACACACACCCATCGTTGATGAGAGAAATCAACCTGCAGATCTCTTTGCCACAGGTTCCGGCCATGTGAATCCATCGAGAGCAAATGATCCAGGACTAGTTTatgatattgaacctgatgattATATACCTTATCTTTGTGGTTTAGGCTACAGTAATAGGGAAATTGGGTACCTTGCACAGAGAACAATTAAGTGCTCTGAAACATCAAGCATTCCTGAAGCACAACTCAATTATCCCTCATTTTCTATTGCACTTGGTTCCTCGCAGACATTCACAAGGACTGTGACAAATGTTGGTGAGGCCTACTCATCTTATGATGTCATGGTTACAGCACCAGAAGGGGTTTCTGTGACAATCCAGCCAAATAAACTTAACTTTTCGGAAATAAACCAAAAAGAGACATATTCAGTGGCATTCAGCCGTACAGATTCAGCTGATAAGACAGCAGATTATGCTCAAGGGTCACTAGCATGGGTCTCTGCCAAACACATTGTAAGAAGCCCTATCTTGGTAAAGTTTGTATAACATAGAATCAGGTGAATTAGTAATAGTAACAACTTGTACTACCAAAGTCCAGACAATCAGTTCCATTGTCAGAAACTAGCTACTACATGTAATAAGTGCAAAGAAAAGCTGAAATCCTACAATTTCACTATCTTTGTTTCTATTTTCACTCCATTAATGTGATGCATAAACAAAATTCAACTATATCACCATAAGATTTTGAAGCCTTACTTTCAAGTATGAGCAAATATTTTGGGTTTGGCACTGCCAAGCAAGTTAAGGAAGTGAAAGTATTATTGTTCACAATGTCATGGAACAGTATACgctgaagatctttgcaaagacagatactagaattttaaaaaattatgcagCTATTAAATATGGGAAATATGCCTAACAATATAACCTCTCCAAGGAATACATCATTTCTTTGTATAAAGCAACTCAACAAATAGTAAAACAAAAGCTCTAAAAACTTAGCCTAACCAGTCTACGTTCAGGGTATAATAATGACAAATAAACAGAACACTCGTAAAGATTTCAAAAATGTTCCTTGTAAAGATCTAGCATCCATTTTGGACAACTTTTCAGGATGATTTCCAACAAAACATGGCAGATAATATCTAACCTCATGCTAATTTAAAAGAATAAGGGACCCAAAATAAGATTCGGATGTAAAGAGACATTTTCAGAATGGCACATATTTTTAGTTGGCTCTACATaaacaattgcagaagaattgGCATCTGTGGTATCCAACCATAAAAGGGTAGTGCCTGGAAAGGAAGAAATTGAAACAAATTGCAATTCATCAACCAAAACCAGGAGGCACATCAGGATCTTCATCACTACAATCAGACAGATGATTTTGCTCGTCAGAACTCAAAAAACCAGGAGGCGCATTGTTATTATCATCGCTTTCACCGGGTGGATCCAGTGATACATGGGAAACTTCGGGCTGCTCTGCAGAAGATCCTTGCCCATGAGATTGTGGCTTCCCTTGATCATGGTCTTGCTTATTGTTATTCACATTATTATGTAAGGTGAATCCTGGTGGCTCTTCAGGCTCATTCTCGTGCAACATATCATCAATCTTCTCGGTAACTGAACCTGTTTCACCTTGTTGTCTCTGAGTTGGCACTGCCTTGGAATTTGAAACCGTAACCTCCTCTTCCCCCTTTGGATTCACCAGCTTGTCATACACAGATTGCACTGTCTCCGCAATTTCAGTTTTCATACCATCATTTGATCTAATTATTTGCCACAAGCTATCAGATATCTGACTCATTACTTTGTCACTGGGAACAAACAAACGATAGagcaaataaaaattccatacACATAAACTCACTCAACTATAAGTAGAATACACAATTAAAATGCAATTCAATCAGAAAACTCAAGTAAAAGAGCTAACAACTATGAACAAGATGCAATTTGAACAGAATAACTGAATACCTGAGGATGGGGATTTACTTACCCAACTTCAAGATATATGGCATCAGAAAGTTGTCTAGGTTTCTTATTCTCAGCTCCGGCACCATTAAGAGCCGCTGATTGCTTCACAATTGAGGCAATATGTTGTCGCAGCTCTTCCTGTAACAATAAATTGCGAGGTTCACTGTTACTGATACACAAGATAATCTTATATTGCTGATAATTAGAAGAACATAAATCAAATTAGGAATTTGAAACCCTAAAATAAGGAAAGGGAAAAGTGGGAGTGAGGGtgggaaagagagaaagagaagggaagGGGGAAAGCGTACATTGTCCTTGAGCTTACGAATGATCTTCAAACGGAGCCTGTCAAAGTCGCCGTCGTCCTTGAGTTTCGCTATTACATCTTCTTTGCCAACAGCtactcctccaccaccaccaccgccactaCCGCCACTGCCGCCCATCACATTGACGACCCTAACTCGCTCCCTCCTAAGTCTTCTTACCTCACCGTGTGAAGTtcaaattgaataattaattaagaaattacCCATACtcttataaaataactaaataaataaataagatagaggtaacaaatataaaatataaaatataattagataattttagTAGTAATATTCATTACAATTAATATTATAAAGAAGATGATtcatatatagtagtagtagcgtatgaaagaaagagagagaaaaaattttcatatatagaTAATAGAGAGAGAAGATTATTGTTATTGATGTGTGTTATACACTGAGGTTCAACTATTTATACATGAAATGAGGCTTCATTTTTTActatcattaaaaaaaaagtctagggggccagcaactttgttaaattatgGCCAatatgtaaccagcaaagaaaagtgagccattagatgaaagttcacaccaatctcacaccattaaaaccatcattgatggctatttgatggctacaaatcacaaaagttactgcCCCCTAGCATTCCTCATCATTAAATGTAATAACTTTGGAAACTTAGCATTTCAATATGGGAAAAGATGAGCCACCTATGGTCATCCACATTATTCTTATcgcaacactcccccttggatgaccatttagaattattgcctcgttaaaaccttactaaagaaaaacccagtggaaaaaaaaatcttagtgaaggaaaaagagtacaatatcctttagtgatagggactgcctcattaaaaaccttatcaagaaaaacccaatggaaaaaaatctgaccaaggaagaaagagtacagtctccccctcttgccgacatcaaaTCAGTACAGTCTCCCACTCTtaccgacatcatttaatgtcttgaaatcggcgcatcccaatctcatgtaccaatctttcaaaggaggattttgggagtgactttgtaaataaatctaccagattatcacttgagcagatctgttggatatcaattgttccttgattttgaagatcatgagtgaagaagaatttgggagaaatatgctttgttctatcacctttgatgtatccgcctttaagttgagtaatgcatgctgtattatcttcaaataggacagttggagctatcttatgatcaatcaatccaaatgatgacagaatatattgaatcaggctcctcagccaaaaacactcgcgactagcttcatgaattgctagtatttcagcatgattagaggaggttgctgctattgtctgttttgtggacctccatgatatagctgtaccaccatatgtgaataggtatcctgtttgagatctccctttatgtggatcagacaaatatccagcatctgcatagccaactaattgtgacttggattcatagggataaaacaatcccatatcaaccgttccatgaagatatcgaaagatctgtttgattccactctaatgtcttctggttggagaggaactatatcttgctagtaaattcaccgcgaatgatatgtcaggtcgcgtattattggCAAGATACAtcagcgctccaatggcactaagatatggtacttcaggactaaggatatctttgttctcttctttaggacggaattgatccttttccacatcgaaagatcttacgatcattaggGCACTCAAaagatgtgacttatccatataaaatcttttcaagatttttctgtgtatgttgtttgatgaataaagatcccattttttgtatgctcgatttgcaggccgagacaaaatttagttcttccaaGTTCTTTCATcttaaactcttcttttagagtttttataattgttggaatctcttcaggagtcccaatgatatttaaatcatcaacgtacacagcaattataatgaattcagatgcagttttctttatgaaaacacatgggcagatatcatcattcttgaatctgtTTTTGACcaaatactcagtaagacgattataccacattcgtctagattgctttagaccgtataaagatctttgcaatttaactgagtataacccctgcaaaaattcattggatggtttagacatctttagtccttcaggaactttcatatagatatcccgatatAATGAGccatataaataggctgttaccacatccataaaatgcatatgtagtttatgatatgcagataaactgaccaaataacgcaatgttatcgcatccactactgggaaatacgtttcttcatattCTATACCAGGCCTTTGTGAAAAaacttgtgccacaagtcgggctttgtagcgcacaacttcatttttctcatttcgttttcttacAAATACCCAtcagtatccaacaggttttacatcttcaggtgtacggactacgggtccaaagacttcacgttttgcaagtgagtctaattcatccttcatggcttctttccattttggtcaatcattcctttgtcgacattctccgactgatcttggctcaagatccttactttcatgcatgatatttaatgccacattatatgcaaatattttattgacaattgtcttattttggtcccatttctctcctgtaaagacataatttatcgagatctcatcattttcataattttcaggtacctgaatatCTTCTGGTGTTAAAATTATataagaattttggacaactgcaggtgtctttactatgtctttttcaacaggaatagtatttttctcttttctctttcgaggatttttatctttggaaccgacaagTCTGCCACGCTTCTGGTGTGTATTTGCTTCtgtggctatttgtcctactgggacatcaggcaatttatttgctattctttacaaatgtataatcttttgaacttctagttcacattgccctgatcgaggatctaaatgcatcaacgatgatgcattccaattaagttccttttcaggaagcttattctctccccctaatgttggaaattttgattcatcaaaatgacaatccacaaactgggctttaaatacatctcccgtttgtatctcaagatacctcactatagaaggAGAATCATATGCAACATATatctccaattttctttggggtcctattttggtgcgattaggtggtgcaatgggaacatatatcgcgcacccaaatattcttaaatgggagacatttggctgctggccaaaagctaattgcataggagagaactgatggtaactcgttggcctcaaacgaataagtgctgtggcatgtaaaatagcatgcccccaaaccgaggttgggagatttgttctcataagtaagggtctagcaatcaattggaggcgtttaataagtgattctgctaacccattttgtgtgtgaacataagctactggatgttcaacacttattccatcagccatacaataagcatcaaaagcttgggaagtaaattcaccagtatTATCAAggtgaattgctttgattggatttttagaaattgtgcttttaatcgaataatttgagccagtaatctcgcaaacgtcaggttgcgagaagacaataagcacacatgtgaccatctcgaagatgcatctattaggaccataaaatatctgaaagatccacatggtggatgaataggtccacatatatcaccttgaatcctttctaggaattcaggggactcaaatccaatctttactagtgatggccttaaaattaactttccctgagaacatgcagcacaacaaaattcactagttttaagaatcttctggttttttagtgaatgtccatgagagttttcaataattctcctcatcatggttgttcccgaatgacccaatctatcatgccaagttatgaattcatttgggctagtaaacttctggtttacaatggcatgtgattcaattgcactaatcttggtataatataacccagatgaaagtgagggcaacttttctaatataactttcttatttgaatcatgagttgtgatacataagtactcatgatttttctcattcatagtctcagtatgatatccattttggcgaatatctttaaagctcaacaagtttcttcgagacttagtagacaatagtgcattatttattatgaattttgttcctctagggaacaaaattataactcttccgaagccttctatcacattgcccgagccaataatagtattaacatattattcttttggcacaagatgggtaaaatatatatcacttttaagaatagtgtgcgaacttgcactatccgcaaggcaaatatcttcagaatatgtccttgccatttttcttcaaaaacaaatgataattataaaatgagtagaagtacacGCACAGtcaaattattcacatgaatacttaacaaacacatacacatatcaaactatgccatcattgatcaaatagccaatattatcttcagaatccttaaagaaattagatacatcataatgagtggtggaattttcatcatttgaaacaaaatttgtttccttttctttgtcatcccttttcaagaatgcttgataaagatcaactaggtgccttggggtacaacaggtacgtgaccaatggccctttccaccacaacggaagcatttatcctcaattgatatactttgcccattatttctttctttatcccacttctggtgagatctttcttgtgaacataatttcttttccttccataatttttcttgttatcaaaatcttgccatttacctcttctggggttaattgccgcatttacttcaggaaatggggcggcgccaactaggcgcgcttcatgattccttaaaagtaactcattgttgcgttcagcaacaagaaagcaagaaattaactcaaaatatttttaaattctttttctcgatactgctgctgcaggagcacattcgagacatggaaGGTCAAGAAAGTTTCCCCTAACATATcgggtttgaggaagtatcacatgattgtacctttcttcaaagtctttccacaaatctgcaagatcttttaatgtgggatattcatttttcaatcattcgtcaagatgacgatgaaggaAAATTATGGCCTTGACTTTTATCCTtatgggatgtattattttcagcctcaacggtatcttcaagatccattgaatcaagatggatttcaacatctatatccatgataaataattatttccaaatatatcaagagcattatattcaagatgaaagagtttcgacataataaaaatttgttacctggagtcttcctaaaatttgattagagtctcgtgctgataacgttttataaaataactaaataaataaataagaaagatgtaacaaatataaaatatgaaatataattagataactctAGTAGTAATATTCACTACAATTACTATTATAAAGgagatgatatatatatatatatatatatatatatatatatatatatatatatatatatatatatatatatatatatatatatgatgcacAGACACTGACACcgacacgggacacgacacgacacgggacacgccgacacgcgaattttaaaatcttataagacacggggacacgcatacatataaaatatgaagtatttttttagataaatcataatggtattttgatattttattgatactaaaatataaattaattttttaattatttttaatatcttattttaattatatcaattatttaaaatattttttgttttaataaataataatatatactatatctaaatttatctcaaaaatatatgttaagaataagattggaaacgctgacacgtgatggtatttaggtgtgtccaagcgtgtccggtgaagaattttttattttttattaagacacggtttggacacagcagacacgcatgtcggacgagtgtcagtgagtgtcgtgtccaaaatgtgtccgacacgcggacacggcaactcagcgaagtgtccgtgctgcatatatatatatagtagtagcgtatgaaagaaagagagagagaaaagtttcGTATATAGATAATAGAGAGAAGATTATTGTTATTGATGTGTGTTATACACTGAGATTCAACCTCTATTTATACATGAAATGAGGCTTCATTTTCCACTATCATTAAATGTAATAACTTTGGAAACTTAGCATTTCAATATGAAAAAAGATGAGCCACCTATGGTCATCCACATTATTCTTATCGCAACACATACACCCGTGTTTAGCATTCttatattcatttaaaaaaaactgTGACAATAATTTAGTGAGCAAActagtatttttagttttttacccATAATAAGGAATAACATTACgaaaatagaaattttttaaattaaactatgAATTTTTTATTCCCATTTTTATGTACGAGTATGATTAACCACtactaaaatatttataaaataaatcttattttttatctttgaaaaaaTCAGTAATTAGATATTGatccttctaattatttttttagacatttctcttttttttaattccaGATTCAAAGAAAAAATTCTTGACTCTATTAGATTTTTGTCTCTTTCACTCACATTACTTGTTCTATATTCTTCTTTATCTGCACAGTTGCTGGTTCTCTCTTGCACCGTGTTTGTTCTCTATTCCTCACCGCAACACGCTTCCGTTGCCGCCCACTACACTTGGGTCCAccactttattgctttctattGCCTCTCTGTTCCTCTTCTTCATCAGCGACTCTGATCTCTGTCCTTCTCCCTCCACCTCTGCCTCTGCGACCTAATCTTTTAaggtttcattttatttttattttattttattttttatcagccTGTTTGGACACCTTTAAATgatgaaattagaatttaattcCATAGTTTGGAACAACTAACTCATTTAATGAGATAGAATTGAATTCCATTATTTGGAATGACTTGTTGATGAATTACATTATTTCTCTAAGATATTTTTACCCCTCAATAAATATtaagtataattttatttatcaattaaattagataatataattatataaatcactTATAAGTAAAATTGGTCTAACACAACCTCACCAATTAGACAAATCTCACCCATGAAATCATGATaggtagaatttttttaaaaacgagaaatttaaattattttaaaaaaaaatcaacatctcataattttttcattttttttctataatctTATTTGTGTGTGATTATGACACTCATTTGATATGATcatgtttttgttaaaaaataataaaattaaaaatgagatAACCCCATAAGCCATAAACATAACAaagtttaatttaaaacaaaatactcATAATCCATATCAATAAATCAACCTCACATGaccctcatagaagttttgagtTTCCATCACGCTAAACATAACATAAAAGTCTAAATAGTAGAGATTTCATCATACTAAGTATAACATAAAAAAGGAACATTAGTTTAAATCTAAAAACATTGCCACAAATTTCTAAAACTCAAAATCCATTTTTCCCAGACGAAGcttgacgtggcgaaaattggcgagttaagaaattattataagagatgcgttgcaagtatagttctcaaccaaccaaaatttcgcttatcaatttaaaaggattgtcacaaaattagaattaaaatactgggagtatgaatcccaggtcgtctcccaatgaattgcagaaagatgtgctattttattaatcagatattttctaaaaatggtttgagttgataaacaggaaattaaattagagaatttatgtaatttaaataaaaaccttgaccgggagtagattagttggaagccctattcttgttggagcactctcaagattaattgataattgagggttgtctgcttagttagcctttactatgtaaaagaatgtcaagctagttggaaagctatttctatt
This window contains:
- the LOC112722003 gene encoding subtilisin-like protease 4 — encoded protein: MDVFYFVALIFMLSFHIHFTQGSVLNPTIEKTETNSFQTYIIHVRKPESKIFTQSEDLMNWHNSFMPPPATTTSTMEQPRRMLYSYRNVLSGFAARLTEEELRGVEKKDGFISAHPQRILHRQTTHTPEFLGLQQQMGLWKQSNLGKGVIIGVVDSGITPNHPSFNDAGMPPPPSKWKGRCELNGTACNNKLIGARTFNVAATAMNGTQNVPPIDEDGHGTHTSSTAAGAFVDYAEVLGNAKGTATGMAPLSHVAMYRVCFGDPCPEADILAALDAAVEDGVDIISISLGLSEPPPFYNDSTAIGAFAAIQKGIFVSCAGGNLGPSNSTIVNGAPWILTVGASTIDRTIVATAKLGNGEEFDGESVFQPSSFPSTLLPLAYAGKNGNQQSAVCANRSLSDTDFRGKVVLCERGGGIARIAKGDEVKRAGGAAMILMNDEISGFSLSADAHALPATHVSYAAGLKIKGYINSTATPTATILFKGTIIGNSLAPAVTSFSSRGPNLPSPGILKPDIIGPGSSILAAWPFPLDNSTDSKSTFNIMSGTSMACPHLSGIAALLKSSHPDWSPAAIKSAIMTSADTLNLEHTPIVDERNQPADLFATGSGHVNPSRANDPGLVYDIEPDDYIPYLCGLGYSNREIGYLAQRTIKCSETSSIPEAQLNYPSFSIALGSSQTFTRTVTNVGEAYSSYDVMVTAPEGVSVTIQPNKLNFSEINQKETYSVAFSRTDSADKTADYAQGSLAWVSAKHIVRSPILVKFV
- the LOC112722004 gene encoding uncharacterized protein, producing the protein MGGSGGSGGGGGGGVAVGKEDVIAKLKDDGDFDRLRLKIIRKLKDNEELRQHIASIVKQSAALNGAGAENKKPRQLSDAIYLEVGDKVMSQISDSLWQIIRSNDGMKTEIAETVQSVYDKLVNPKGEEEVTVSNSKAVPTQRQQGETGSVTEKIDDMLHENEPEEPPGFTLHNNVNNNKQDHDQGKPQSHGQGSSAEQPEVSHVSLDPPGESDDNNNAPPGFLSSDEQNHLSDCSDEDPDVPPGFG